Proteins found in one Bacteroidota bacterium genomic segment:
- a CDS encoding SLBB domain-containing protein, which translates to MKCFVFTSLFLMMANLVYGQGVNVEQLKQQAKAAGYSDSQIEAAINQVKKDRNEEPGSSQIKPGSEVMTVPGTSQEPVFVNQPAQAAPPHSGQSQMELKKFGVDLLSSVPSSFDPNEYGPVPDNYVIGTGDKLQLSVWGQSEFYLEAEVDRRGMIQIPTVGLVAVSGLTLKKAESVLSERLSKSYAGIRSGESRFSVTLSKVRSIRVFVGGFVNRPGAYKLTAIASVLTAVYAAGGVTPSADLRQVAIIRPDGEVGEVDLYSNLLGLPVKGDDRLDHNYIVMVKGESRPLIVTGSVNRPGIYDLKPGESLLDLLAFAGGATPDAWLGNVQINRLINGEGRRILSADARNPLEPVALQAGDEVYIPVTQKRQFGTIELTGAVRQPGKVEYKPGMTVRDAIEAVGGLNPWTYMERGQIRIVEPDSSFRMEVFHPEKALAGDPSENKILSDNSTLILKSIWQVTPRFTIDVVGYVNSPGKLPFHESMTVGDAVFLANGFQDEAWTGTIEVSRVDPKDSTATDRKIAYISQINNPGDLNRFNQALTFPLKPMDQVYIRKNPFFERQRTVKIEGEVKFPGSYSLTDKDETLYSVIRRAGGLKSTAYLSAGRLFREKDKIGFVAINFENAILDPQSEDNVILVPGDVITVPERDNTVRIRGEVAVQTSVLYNPGSSVNYYLSEAGGLKEFGDLRKTYVILPNGRIFTPSKYWIYQPEIIAGSTIVVPVKEQEDPIDWKGWVTITTSTLTSLITVLVLLQRTN; encoded by the coding sequence ATGAAGTGCTTTGTTTTTACCTCACTCTTCCTGATGATGGCGAACCTTGTATACGGGCAGGGTGTCAATGTTGAACAGTTAAAACAACAGGCCAAAGCGGCAGGTTACTCGGACTCTCAGATCGAAGCTGCCATTAATCAGGTAAAGAAGGATCGGAACGAGGAACCTGGTTCTTCCCAAATCAAACCCGGGTCTGAAGTGATGACCGTTCCGGGGACTTCTCAGGAACCAGTATTTGTTAATCAACCGGCTCAGGCCGCCCCCCCTCACTCCGGGCAATCACAAATGGAATTGAAGAAATTCGGAGTGGATCTTCTTTCCTCGGTCCCATCATCCTTCGATCCGAACGAATATGGTCCGGTTCCTGATAATTATGTTATCGGAACGGGAGATAAGCTTCAGCTTTCCGTCTGGGGACAAAGTGAGTTTTACCTGGAGGCCGAAGTGGACCGCCGCGGAATGATACAGATTCCCACTGTTGGGCTGGTGGCCGTTTCCGGCTTAACCTTAAAAAAAGCGGAATCCGTACTCTCCGAACGGTTATCGAAAAGTTATGCAGGAATCCGTTCGGGAGAATCCCGTTTTTCGGTTACCCTGAGTAAGGTTAGAAGCATCCGGGTATTTGTGGGTGGGTTCGTTAACCGTCCGGGTGCATATAAACTGACAGCAATTGCCTCGGTCCTGACGGCTGTTTATGCTGCTGGCGGTGTCACTCCATCAGCAGATTTGAGGCAGGTCGCCATTATCCGCCCGGATGGGGAAGTCGGTGAAGTCGATCTATACAGTAATCTGCTGGGATTACCGGTTAAAGGGGATGACAGGCTTGATCATAACTACATTGTGATGGTTAAAGGGGAAAGTCGGCCCCTTATTGTCACCGGATCAGTGAACCGGCCTGGAATTTATGATCTGAAACCAGGTGAATCCCTGCTTGACCTGTTAGCCTTTGCCGGTGGTGCCACACCCGATGCGTGGCTTGGTAACGTACAGATAAACCGGTTAATCAATGGGGAAGGTCGCCGGATTTTATCGGCAGATGCAAGAAATCCGCTTGAACCGGTGGCTTTACAGGCTGGCGACGAAGTCTATATTCCGGTAACCCAAAAACGTCAGTTCGGAACCATTGAACTGACTGGTGCCGTCCGTCAACCCGGAAAAGTTGAATATAAACCCGGAATGACCGTCCGCGATGCCATTGAGGCAGTGGGTGGGCTGAACCCATGGACCTACATGGAACGGGGTCAGATACGGATTGTTGAACCAGATTCATCCTTCCGGATGGAAGTATTCCACCCGGAAAAAGCACTTGCAGGAGATCCTTCTGAAAACAAGATCCTTTCGGATAACAGTACCCTGATCCTTAAATCCATCTGGCAGGTTACCCCTCGGTTTACAATTGATGTGGTTGGTTATGTGAACTCACCGGGCAAACTTCCCTTTCACGAATCCATGACGGTGGGTGATGCTGTTTTTCTCGCCAATGGTTTTCAGGATGAGGCATGGACAGGGACAATAGAAGTCAGCCGGGTGGACCCGAAAGACAGTACAGCAACCGACAGGAAAATTGCCTACATCAGTCAGATCAACAATCCTGGTGACCTAAATCGGTTTAACCAGGCACTGACTTTCCCTTTGAAACCGATGGACCAGGTGTATATACGGAAGAATCCGTTTTTTGAGCGGCAGCGCACCGTTAAGATTGAGGGAGAGGTCAAGTTTCCGGGAAGTTACTCCCTTACAGATAAGGACGAGACGCTCTATTCGGTTATCCGGCGGGCGGGCGGGCTTAAATCCACTGCCTACCTGTCTGCGGGAAGGCTATTCAGGGAGAAGGATAAGATTGGCTTTGTTGCCATTAATTTTGAAAATGCCATTTTGGATCCGCAGTCTGAAGACAATGTGATTTTGGTACCGGGCGATGTGATCACCGTCCCGGAGCGGGATAATACCGTCAGAATCCGTGGGGAAGTGGCCGTACAAACCAGTGTCCTGTATAATCCCGGGTCATCGGTCAATTACTATCTCAGTGAGGCTGGTGGACTGAAAGAATTCGGCGATTTGCGGAAAACCTATGTTATTTTGCCAAACGGCCGTATTTTTACTCCGTCAAAATATTGGATTTATCAGCCAGAGATTATCGCAGGTTCCACCATTGTGGTTCCTGTCAAAGAACAGGAAGACCCGATCGATTGGAAAGGGTGGGTGACCATCACGACCTCGACCCTTACCTCATTGATCACGGTTTTGGTCTTGTTACAACGGACCAATTAG
- a CDS encoding HU family DNA-binding protein yields the protein MKITKSDLIRDVVRGSGVERDVADAVVNNLFRAVLDHLDQDHTIEIRGFGTFRLEDRKGKPARNPYRNEVVMVPAKKVPVLNFTREFKKQIGGKYSLE from the coding sequence ATGAAAATAACCAAATCGGATCTGATCAGAGACGTGGTTCGCGGCAGCGGGGTCGAACGTGATGTGGCCGATGCAGTGGTGAATAACCTGTTCCGTGCGGTTCTGGATCACCTCGACCAGGATCATACCATTGAAATCAGGGGATTTGGCACTTTCCGGCTCGAAGACAGAAAGGGAAAACCAGCCAGAAATCCATACCGGAATGAAGTGGTCATGGTTCCTGCTAAAAAAGTACCTGTTTTAAATTTCACCAGGGAATTTAAAAAACAAATTGGCGGAAAGTACTCACTCGAATGA
- a CDS encoding D-alanine--D-alanine ligase: MKNLLLVFGGRSAEHTVSITSANSFIRGFTGRHHRVVPLYISLEGTWMLPGDSSLKLDPDCLRKVSVPEVREPLFDWIRQHVDTVFPLLHGTYGEDGTIQGLFEMIGVPYIGAGVLGSSMAMDKVITKSLLEFNGVPVVPYLSFYRMEWEADPSGILKRIPGKLPSPWFVKPANAGSSIGITKVKAEKDLSLAIETALKYDDRVLIEQGLNVREIEISVMGNISARVSVPGEIIPGADFYDYQDKYHAGKSQSVIPADLSEEMIRKISDCAKKAFAVLNLEGMARIDFFIDRETGAIYLNEVNTIPGFTPISMYPKMWVATGLSYDDLIESLIDLAHQRFRQRKEIASNFLTIGSR, from the coding sequence ATGAAAAACCTGCTATTGGTATTCGGAGGAAGGTCCGCCGAACATACCGTATCCATCACATCGGCGAACAGTTTTATCAGAGGATTTACTGGCCGGCATCATCGGGTGGTTCCACTTTATATTTCTCTGGAAGGAACCTGGATGCTGCCCGGGGACAGTTCCCTGAAACTGGATCCGGATTGCCTCCGGAAGGTATCGGTACCCGAGGTGAGAGAACCCCTCTTCGACTGGATCAGACAACATGTGGATACAGTCTTTCCGCTGCTTCACGGAACCTACGGCGAGGATGGAACGATTCAGGGTCTGTTTGAAATGATCGGTGTCCCATACATCGGGGCCGGTGTACTCGGCAGTTCCATGGCCATGGATAAAGTGATAACCAAAAGTCTTCTCGAATTTAATGGGGTCCCGGTCGTCCCATACCTGAGTTTCTACAGAATGGAATGGGAAGCTGACCCCTCGGGAATTCTGAAGAGGATACCCGGGAAGCTTCCTTCCCCCTGGTTTGTAAAGCCCGCCAATGCCGGATCCAGCATCGGTATCACGAAAGTCAAAGCTGAAAAGGATTTGTCCCTTGCCATAGAAACGGCCCTGAAATATGATGACCGGGTTCTGATTGAACAAGGCCTGAATGTAAGGGAAATCGAAATTTCGGTGATGGGGAATATCAGCGCACGGGTGTCGGTTCCCGGTGAAATCATTCCGGGTGCCGACTTCTATGACTATCAGGATAAGTACCATGCAGGGAAAAGCCAGTCGGTGATTCCTGCTGACCTTTCTGAGGAAATGATTAGAAAAATATCGGATTGTGCAAAAAAAGCCTTCGCCGTATTAAATTTGGAAGGCATGGCCAGAATTGATTTCTTCATTGACCGGGAAACCGGGGCCATCTATCTCAATGAAGTGAATACGATTCCGGGATTTACACCGATCAGTATGTATCCGAAAATGTGGGTCGCCACCGGACTCTCATATGATGATCTGATTGAATCTCTGATCGATCTGGCTCATCAACGTTTCAGACAGCGTAAAGAAATCGCAAGCAACTTTTTAACCATCGGATCGAGGTAG
- the sppA gene encoding signal peptide peptidase SppA has protein sequence MSQNRLSPLAIIGLIFGGGIFLLVVLVIFALANIDPTAIGEDEWTSDPSFGNKIGEVELTGDLLDSREAVEQINHFKDAPGIGAVLIRIDSPGGGVAVSQEIHDAVRSCMQNGKPVIASMGSVAASGGYYVAAACSLIVANPGTITGSIGVIMQYPQVKDLMDKVGVGMVTVKSGDFKDSGNPFRKSTDQDLDYFRSVIDDAYQQFVEAVSSGRKLPESEVRSVAEGKIYTGRQAYKLGLVDTLGSYDSAVRLAAGLAGIEGTPEVVRKRPRESFIDWLLGAEEPAARTLVNRLTADKPLIQYRMLP, from the coding sequence ATGAGCCAGAACCGTCTTTCACCGCTTGCAATTATCGGACTGATCTTCGGGGGAGGAATCTTCCTGCTGGTCGTGCTTGTCATTTTTGCACTGGCAAATATAGATCCGACGGCCATTGGTGAGGATGAGTGGACGTCTGATCCATCATTTGGGAACAAGATTGGTGAGGTGGAACTGACTGGCGACCTGCTCGATTCACGTGAGGCAGTCGAACAAATCAATCACTTTAAAGACGCTCCTGGTATTGGTGCAGTGCTCATCCGGATTGATTCCCCCGGCGGAGGGGTGGCGGTTAGTCAGGAAATACACGATGCAGTTCGTTCCTGCATGCAGAATGGAAAGCCGGTGATAGCTTCCATGGGCAGTGTGGCTGCATCGGGGGGATATTATGTGGCGGCGGCCTGTTCGCTGATTGTGGCAAATCCGGGAACCATCACTGGTTCGATCGGGGTCATTATGCAGTATCCACAGGTCAAGGATCTGATGGACAAAGTCGGGGTGGGGATGGTAACCGTTAAGTCGGGTGATTTTAAAGATTCCGGAAACCCGTTCAGAAAATCGACCGACCAGGATCTGGACTATTTCAGGTCTGTGATTGATGATGCCTATCAGCAATTTGTTGAGGCTGTTTCTTCCGGAAGGAAATTGCCCGAGAGTGAAGTCAGGTCTGTGGCCGAAGGAAAGATTTATACCGGGCGTCAGGCTTACAAGCTCGGCCTGGTGGATACCTTGGGAAGTTATGATAGTGCGGTCCGTCTGGCAGCCGGCCTTGCTGGAATTGAGGGGACCCCTGAAGTGGTTCGTAAACGGCCCAGAGAAAGTTTTATTGACTGGCTGTTGGGAGCCGAAGAACCAGCAGCGCGGACCCTGGTAAACCGGTTAACCGCCGATAAACCCCTGATTCAATACCGGATGCTGCCATGA
- a CDS encoding MBL fold metallo-hydrolase — translation MALKLQFWGATETVTGSLHHVISEEGLHFFLDCGLYQGRRQDAEARNRQFPIDPVQVSGVILSHAHLDHSGNLPSLVKNGFRGPVYCTPATADLLPILLKDSAHLMLRDIEYINKRKVSRGQEPLEPLYSLADVEQTIRQIEPVPYHFEKKLDSSLTFRFFDAGHILGSAITRLTWQASNGESRFLVFTGDLGRDHLPILRDPERLDSAHYIITESTYGGRFHDDLSSVEDELSELIRTAINRRSKILIPAFSVGRTQEILYVLNTLLTKGRIPQIPVYLDSPMAIEATAIFSKHLECFDEETMQQLKLNLNPLSPPGVTFTRTVDESKELNGLEGAAVIISASGMCEGGRIVHHIANHAAYRDNVILFVGYQGENTLGRKILDGHKQVNMLGDTFAINCQVKKMLAFSAHADEWEIINWMKAFDAPSIRQIFLVHGEPTAQQALQESLGREGLGPVTIAKHKDIFKLG, via the coding sequence ATGGCGTTAAAACTTCAATTCTGGGGTGCAACCGAAACGGTCACCGGTTCTCTTCACCATGTGATCAGTGAAGAGGGATTACATTTTTTCCTTGATTGCGGATTGTATCAGGGACGCCGTCAGGATGCCGAGGCACGAAACCGGCAGTTTCCCATTGATCCGGTTCAGGTTTCAGGGGTAATTCTTTCCCATGCTCACCTGGATCACAGTGGGAACCTGCCCTCTCTGGTGAAGAATGGATTCAGAGGGCCGGTCTATTGCACCCCCGCCACGGCAGATCTGCTTCCGATCCTTCTGAAGGACTCTGCTCACCTGATGCTGCGTGATATCGAATACATTAACAAACGAAAGGTGAGCCGGGGACAGGAGCCTCTCGAGCCCTTGTACTCACTGGCTGATGTGGAGCAAACCATCAGACAGATTGAACCGGTCCCGTACCACTTTGAGAAAAAACTGGATTCATCCCTCACCTTCCGATTTTTTGATGCAGGGCATATACTTGGTTCTGCCATCACCCGGCTGACATGGCAGGCTTCGAATGGTGAGTCCAGGTTCCTTGTGTTTACCGGGGATCTCGGAAGGGATCATCTTCCCATTTTGCGCGATCCGGAACGGTTGGATTCTGCTCACTACATCATCACCGAGTCCACGTATGGGGGGAGATTTCACGATGATCTGTCCTCGGTGGAGGATGAACTGAGCGAACTGATCCGTACTGCGATTAACCGGCGGTCCAAGATTCTGATACCGGCTTTCAGTGTCGGAAGGACACAGGAAATATTGTATGTGCTGAACACCCTGCTGACGAAGGGCAGAATACCGCAGATACCCGTTTATCTCGATTCCCCCATGGCCATTGAGGCGACGGCCATATTTTCGAAGCATCTGGAGTGCTTTGATGAAGAAACCATGCAGCAACTTAAATTGAACCTCAATCCACTGTCGCCTCCCGGGGTTACTTTTACCCGTACAGTGGATGAAAGTAAGGAATTGAACGGACTTGAAGGAGCAGCGGTGATTATCTCTGCTTCAGGAATGTGTGAAGGCGGACGGATAGTCCACCACATTGCAAACCACGCTGCCTACCGGGACAATGTCATTTTGTTTGTCGGGTACCAGGGAGAGAACACCCTGGGGCGTAAGATTCTGGATGGACATAAGCAGGTGAACATGCTGGGTGATACCTTTGCGATAAACTGCCAGGTTAAAAAAATGCTCGCCTTTTCGGCTCATGCCGATGAATGGGAAATTATTAACTGGATGAAGGCGTTTGATGCACCATCCATCCGTCAGATATTTCTGGTCCATGGCGAACCGACAGCCCAGCAAGCTCTGCAGGAATCCCTCGGCAGAGAGGGCCTCGGACCGGTGACCATCGCCAAACACAAGGACATTTTTAAACTCGGATAA
- a CDS encoding AMP nucleosidase, with product MNIEGITRSVIGLDMLERYTGSASSEIQDYILLTNFSRYINEFQTYFPSSKLHQGSGFTCVNAPDAGLSIVDYKIGSPTAALVMDLLSYRKPKAVLMLGLCGGLNRKLKVGDFVLPMAAIRDDGTSVHYLPPRVPALPTFNIQKITSQILDENNLLFKTGVIHTTDYRFWEFDEVFINKLKEERAIAIDMECATLFIVGFARKVSIGALMLVSDLPLTREGIKTKSSSSQVFNEFTRLHLKTGIETLQRIQELKYNLDLRHYEW from the coding sequence ATGAACATCGAGGGGATAACGAGGTCCGTTATCGGCCTTGATATGCTTGAACGGTACACGGGTTCGGCCTCTTCCGAAATTCAGGACTATATCCTCCTGACCAACTTCTCCCGCTATATTAACGAATTTCAGACCTATTTCCCTTCCTCAAAATTACATCAGGGATCCGGGTTTACCTGCGTGAATGCCCCCGATGCAGGGTTGTCCATTGTAGATTACAAGATTGGCTCTCCCACAGCTGCCCTGGTGATGGATCTTCTCTCTTACCGGAAACCAAAGGCTGTTCTGATGCTGGGATTGTGCGGGGGGTTAAACCGGAAATTAAAAGTAGGTGATTTTGTCCTTCCGATGGCCGCCATCCGGGATGACGGGACCAGTGTACACTATCTACCTCCACGTGTTCCTGCACTGCCAACCTTTAACATTCAGAAAATCACCTCACAGATTCTCGACGAGAATAACCTGCTTTTTAAGACGGGTGTGATCCACACCACCGATTACCGGTTTTGGGAATTCGACGAAGTCTTTATCAATAAACTGAAGGAAGAACGAGCCATTGCCATTGATATGGAATGTGCCACACTGTTTATTGTTGGATTTGCCCGAAAAGTATCTATCGGCGCACTGATGCTGGTATCTGACCTCCCGTTAACACGTGAGGGAATTAAAACAAAGTCCTCATCCAGCCAGGTTTTTAATGAGTTTACCCGACTGCACCTTAAAACCGGTATTGAGACTCTGCAGCGTATACAGGAATTAAAATACAATCTGGATTTGCGGCATTATGAATGGTAG
- a CDS encoding HIT domain-containing protein, producing MNRLWSPWRSAYIDSFKDTAGNTGCIFCDYPKMDKDSENLILFRGTDHFIIMNLYPYNSGHLMVIPYQHTTRLEDLSSAASAEAISLLSRCQAALAAGLKAQGFNIGVNLGKAAGAGIDDHLHFHIVPRWQGDTNFMPVFADIKVIPEEMIRTYQKLKPWFTDK from the coding sequence GTGAACCGATTGTGGTCTCCCTGGAGATCTGCCTACATTGATTCATTTAAAGATACAGCCGGTAACACCGGCTGTATCTTTTGTGACTATCCCAAGATGGACAAGGATTCAGAAAACCTGATCCTGTTCCGGGGTACCGATCATTTTATTATCATGAATCTGTACCCGTACAACTCGGGGCACCTGATGGTGATCCCCTACCAGCATACCACCCGCCTTGAAGATCTGAGCTCGGCTGCATCTGCAGAAGCTATTTCGCTGCTTTCCAGGTGCCAGGCGGCATTGGCAGCCGGGCTGAAGGCACAGGGATTTAATATCGGTGTGAACCTTGGCAAGGCTGCCGGAGCCGGAATCGATGATCACCTGCATTTTCATATTGTTCCACGGTGGCAGGGAGATACGAACTTTATGCCTGTTTTTGCCGATATAAAAGTGATACCTGAAGAGATGATCCGAACTTATCAGAAATTAAAACCCTGGTTTACCGACAAATGA
- a CDS encoding tetratricopeptide repeat protein, whose protein sequence is MTRLICVECGQPRLPESDRCSGCGRESISHEEGQAGSASRELAFPSSWPSGILLLVIAGVLAGVVLTSMTVHDHSSHSQVSGEPVAEAVQTAPDLSRETMHFQALNAKTEKFEYASRIADSLNHLGQPALAAAWLEKAWQTDSTDAGLALRIANIWFDAGIKKMAVPYYRSFLNRFPDQANARVDYATALMEAGEVMQAVTELKRVLERNPTHQVANLNLGILNLQIGRPDQALMYFETARKADPVSQAGIRAAEMKSLIKTQTN, encoded by the coding sequence ATGACTCGTCTGATTTGTGTGGAATGCGGGCAGCCCCGTTTACCGGAATCGGACCGTTGCTCCGGCTGCGGACGGGAATCCATTTCCCATGAGGAAGGACAAGCCGGGTCTGCCTCACGTGAGCTGGCGTTTCCATCTTCCTGGCCGTCGGGCATCCTGTTGCTGGTGATTGCCGGAGTGCTGGCGGGTGTGGTTCTGACCTCGATGACGGTTCATGATCACAGTTCCCATTCACAGGTCAGCGGGGAACCGGTTGCTGAGGCTGTGCAGACCGCGCCGGATTTGTCGCGTGAAACGATGCATTTCCAGGCCCTGAATGCAAAAACAGAAAAGTTTGAATATGCCAGTCGTATTGCCGATTCCCTGAATCACCTGGGTCAGCCCGCTTTGGCTGCTGCCTGGTTGGAAAAGGCCTGGCAAACTGATTCAACCGATGCAGGACTGGCGCTCCGGATAGCCAATATCTGGTTTGATGCCGGAATCAAGAAAATGGCAGTACCGTATTACCGGTCGTTTCTGAACCGGTTTCCCGATCAGGCGAATGCCAGAGTGGATTATGCCACGGCTCTGATGGAAGCTGGAGAGGTGATGCAGGCGGTGACTGAACTGAAGCGGGTGCTAGAACGAAATCCGACTCATCAGGTCGCCAATCTGAACCTGGGAATACTGAACCTGCAGATCGGGCGCCCGGATCAGGCTCTGATGTATTTTGAAACAGCCCGAAAGGCCGATCCTGTCTCTCAGGCTGGGATCCGGGCCGCTGAAATGAAAAGTTTAATAAAAACCCAAACTAATTAA
- the fusA gene encoding elongation factor G — translation MNVSNPSAIRNVALVGHSDSGKTTMTESVAFSLGITQKMGSVNQGNTISDYHQDEIDKKISINLGLIHGMWRDVKINLIDTPGYLDFVGDVKSAMRVADTVVITINAVGGIEVGTEHVWDFALTKYKPTAFLITKLDRDNADFDRVLAKLKDYYGHYVVPIQFPVDQGIGHKTIIDCLMMKQLTFEHGKKQNMTVSDIPERFIARAEQYHTELVETIAETDEELMNRFFENGTLTEDELRNGIQHALVARTFFPVFCCSPELSVGTERFLDIIVNLFPSPVERGPEHAYVTDSMKDHQIQPDVNGTPIAFVFKTSSEPHLGEMSIFRVYSGHIDPGMDLVNAESHQEERINQIYLLNGNKRIDVTKVYAGDIGAVVKLKNTHTNDTLSVKGTEYHIRPVEFPDPMVRVAIKPRSKNDETRISAGLYHLHEEDPSFKITFDTEFQQHIIEGQGESHIDVILKRLKDKYGVEVDQEDPRIPYRETIKGKSRVQGKYKKQSGGRGQYGDVWIRLEPLSRGSGFAFIDEVVGGVVPGKFIPSVEKGIRERMERGVLAGYPVVDVQATIDDGSHHPVDSSDMAFKMAGSIAFKKAFLESKPIILEPVYKLTVKAPEDFMGDVMGDISSRRGKIAGMDSDGHFQIINATVPLAEMYKYQSALRSMTQGRGTFHREFNHYEEVPFEIAQKIIADYKEKAEEEE, via the coding sequence ATGAATGTGTCCAATCCCTCCGCAATCCGGAATGTGGCCCTAGTGGGACATAGTGATTCCGGAAAAACCACCATGACGGAATCGGTAGCTTTTTCACTCGGAATTACCCAGAAAATGGGTTCCGTTAATCAGGGAAATACCATTTCGGACTATCATCAGGATGAAATTGATAAGAAGATTTCGATCAATCTCGGTCTGATTCATGGGATGTGGAGGGATGTGAAAATCAATCTGATCGACACGCCGGGTTATCTGGATTTTGTTGGTGACGTTAAAAGTGCCATGCGGGTTGCCGATACAGTTGTTATCACCATAAATGCCGTTGGAGGAATCGAAGTCGGAACCGAACATGTGTGGGACTTTGCTCTGACGAAATACAAACCCACTGCTTTTCTGATCACCAAACTGGATCGGGACAACGCAGATTTTGACCGGGTTCTCGCGAAGCTGAAGGACTACTATGGCCACTATGTGGTTCCGATTCAATTTCCTGTTGATCAGGGCATCGGGCACAAAACCATCATCGACTGTCTGATGATGAAGCAGCTGACTTTTGAGCACGGTAAAAAGCAGAATATGACCGTTTCTGATATTCCCGAGCGGTTCATTGCCCGGGCCGAGCAATATCATACCGAACTGGTTGAAACCATTGCGGAAACCGATGAAGAACTCATGAACCGGTTTTTTGAAAACGGAACGCTGACCGAAGATGAACTCCGGAACGGCATTCAACATGCATTGGTTGCCCGTACGTTCTTTCCGGTCTTCTGTTGTTCACCCGAACTGTCGGTCGGAACGGAGCGCTTCCTGGATATCATCGTGAATTTATTTCCTTCTCCGGTTGAACGCGGACCAGAGCATGCCTATGTCACTGACAGCATGAAGGACCATCAGATACAACCAGATGTAAATGGCACACCCATTGCCTTTGTGTTTAAAACATCCAGTGAACCTCACCTCGGTGAAATGTCCATTTTCAGAGTTTACTCCGGACATATAGATCCGGGTATGGACCTGGTCAATGCAGAATCCCATCAGGAAGAACGGATTAATCAGATTTATCTGCTGAATGGAAACAAACGGATCGACGTCACCAAGGTTTATGCCGGTGATATTGGTGCCGTGGTCAAACTGAAAAACACCCATACCAATGATACACTCTCTGTAAAAGGAACCGAGTATCATATCCGTCCTGTCGAGTTTCCTGATCCCATGGTCCGGGTAGCCATTAAGCCCCGCTCCAAAAATGATGAAACCAGGATCAGTGCCGGACTTTACCATCTGCATGAGGAGGATCCATCCTTCAAAATCACCTTCGATACTGAATTTCAGCAGCATATCATAGAAGGACAGGGTGAATCACACATTGATGTCATTCTGAAGCGGCTGAAAGATAAATACGGCGTTGAGGTTGATCAGGAGGATCCCCGCATCCCATACCGGGAGACCATCAAGGGCAAGTCCCGTGTTCAGGGTAAATACAAGAAGCAATCGGGCGGACGCGGACAGTACGGAGACGTCTGGATCCGTCTGGAACCTCTTTCCCGTGGTAGTGGATTTGCATTTATTGATGAAGTCGTCGGAGGTGTGGTTCCCGGTAAATTCATCCCGTCTGTTGAGAAAGGAATCAGAGAGCGGATGGAACGGGGAGTCCTGGCAGGATACCCCGTTGTGGATGTTCAGGCAACCATTGATGATGGAAGTCATCACCCGGTCGATTCAAGTGACATGGCTTTCAAAATGGCCGGTTCCATTGCCTTTAAAAAGGCCTTTCTGGAATCGAAACCGATCATCCTGGAGCCGGTTTACAAATTAACGGTGAAGGCGCCGGAAGATTTTATGGGCGATGTGATGGGTGATATTTCTTCCAGAAGGGGTAAAATCGCCGGAATGGATTCTGATGGGCATTTTCAGATCATCAATGCCACTGTTCCGCTGGCAGAAATGTATAAATACCAAAGTGCACTCAGAAGCATGACGCAGGGTCGCGGAACTTTCCATCGGGAATTTAACCATTATGAGGAAGTTCCATTCGAAATTGCTCAGAAAATCATTGCTGATTACAAAGAGAAGGCAGAAGAGGAAGAATAA
- a CDS encoding YtxH domain-containing protein, producing MESGFGKGLFWGLVVGGVAGIVAGVLLAPKSGRSVRHDIASRLNEFIESDYPGEDHPEPSVYNEGKAKGEALIADAREKAEVLLADAERLLDAIKHNKPVEATA from the coding sequence ATGGAAAGCGGTTTTGGCAAGGGCCTTTTCTGGGGTCTGGTTGTCGGGGGTGTGGCCGGAATAGTTGCTGGTGTGCTGCTTGCACCAAAAAGTGGCCGGTCTGTCCGTCATGATATTGCATCCCGCCTGAACGAGTTTATCGAATCGGACTATCCGGGTGAGGATCATCCGGAACCATCGGTTTATAACGAAGGCAAAGCCAAAGGGGAAGCACTGATTGCTGATGCCAGAGAGAAAGCAGAAGTTCTGCTGGCCGATGCTGAAAGACTTCTTGATGCGATCAAGCATAATAAACCGGTTGAGGCGACCGCCTGA